acccggccacgctctactgtgtatgTGTATTATAGCTGTATTTACCAACCTCACCGATAGAAGAATTTAcgtaaatacaaataaaacgttgtttcaaaatttgaaagccattgacaaaaaactattcgagatttgctatgaaacgcaaatatacacacgatttttttgtatagagaagataaacaaaacaagttgacttcaacttaagttttctcaaagttgaaaaaagatattgaaaagatttaaacgggctttaaaagaaaacatttagttcttttagaaactgtcacaaatttatttaaaattaatcaccacattcaagaacataacctcaaaaacagttaaaaaacgacatttcagatttctaactagaatatttcaaaaaagtgaTACGattgaatttttctgacttcggattcgagtttagcacaccgaaaaccttacgaaaagtatatttttgtttatataacaaaaaaaaaattattttgctcacaagtggcttcttcaataaatgttaatttcataaattatactaaaaaaaaagttataggttgtttaatttgttaatttgtaactttttttctattccttccataaacatacaaaaaaagatataaaaactcaaaaaacttagctgcaagtatttatgataaacttttgtatgggctcgacacactgtgaGACAGTTAGATTTaagtttttcaacttttaatcACTACCTCAGTGAATATTGTATATAATGAATTTTCAACTAAACATAACCTTTACAAAGTGGTTCATGAACTACAAATCCACATCTCTCATGGTCGGCTTACCACCTGCACATTAACACCCATTAATCTGTACCACCTCCTGACTACCGAACAATAGAAgaattttttctcataaaattccAGATGTTTCTCTTGTTACCTACCAGCCATGCTGAACTGTGCCATCAAAAGTTCAATTCCAtttgttcattcaaaaattttttttagccatCAGCATggtagttaaattttgtttaactcCCATGAGCCTTTACATTTATGCATTTGGCGGCAGcttgtaaatattttaattaccCACGTTGTAAAATCTATTGAATTCGTATATCCTCTATAGATCATCAATATGTTGTGTTCATTATATAGCTGGTCTTAGTTGTCTTGTGAAGGTAGGTAGATGTGTACCCACCTCCTTTAGGCTCTCTGAACACACAAATGGAGATAAATTAAAATcttttgaattttcgattgattGCATTTTATGTGCAAATCGAATTTATTGCATCTTTTTGAATATACTCGTACTCGTACCTATaggctatgttttttttttttttgtatatctttttgCAAATGCCTATATTGCTTACAGCGGTGCCTATTGAATAGATTTTTTGAATTAACGAAGCAAAAGAAGAAATATGACAAGACAGCTGGACATATAGAAGATTTATGAGAATTTTTCATCGATGTTTTGTTTGGCTTTAGTGAGACACGCAGAtagttttttttggatttggtTATTAACTTTGTGGCAATGGGTGGGTATATAGGGTTAGCGAGTATGTTGACAAGCaacataataaatttaatttgaaccAAGTGTATTTTtggatttgaaatttgaataagttttaaattaaatcattatgaaatttattgaaCATTTTTGCTATGCTGCGTCCCCATCAGGGTTAAAACCTTTCTCCGATCGGAGcaaatttgctccacttttgagggaaaaaaataatctaCTCCAACGCTCCGATTGACAAATTGTTTCCTGAACTAACTTTGCTAACCATATTGGAATGTTTTAAAtcgaaattgtatttatttcagaattgcaaacacatttttgaaccaccacttgcatTAATGAGGCTAATAAAAGAATATAATTTGGTCCAAGgtgaatttatcacaaaatagttcttttttatgaattgaattgactttaatttaagacttataattatttcttattaaggccgtgtgtgaattgcgttaaatagttaacaccgtgtaaaatttttgacactattgaagtgaacaaaaaaaatttcagctgtatggcttatgtttaatatttttctctgcctcttttctgccataaaactactttttaataaaaaaaaaaaaccaaaccatctgcaaaaaaaaatttaactcaaatttaaccaggtcccagagcccaataaatttttaacagctgaaaattttttattcacctcaatagtgtcaaaaattttacactgtGTTAACTAttaaacgcaattcacacacggcctaaagattttttttttgtttcaaatctacTCCGGAAATTTtgcatttgctccactttttttttcaaatttgctccaaaatttcatgaccgaGGTTCGAACCCTGGTCCCCATTTTGTTGAtcaacactgttttttttttgtattgttaaaCAGCATGCTACTCGTTTACACTCTCAGTTAAGTGTTGATTTTAAATGTCAATGCAGtgtcagttttgaattcaaCAGCCGTTTCACTATCAAAACATCGCACTCATCGCAACATTCTTTGATCTTTATACCGCCTTCAATTGGTTTGCATTCGGGTCAAAAAAAGTTGAGCAGTGCTATGATCAACACGTCAACATTTACCCCACTTTGTTGATCAAACGAGTTGATCATTACAAATCAACATAATCTAGACGCAGCCTAAGTCTTtcagtttttgttgaaaaaaaaaaacttttattaggGATCTCCAAAACATGAACATGACTTTTAGTTATTTCTGAAAAGTGAGGGATCTCCAAAATATGAACATGGCGTTTATACTATAAAGGCGGTGTTCATGTTCTTGAAATCTCTGAAAACTCACTTTGATCATCATAAAGTGAGAAATTTAACGCCCAGAATTCGATGAAAAAATAACGGTAagaagtttttccaaaaactcaGCTGTCAAACTGCGTCCCTTATGAAACTCAAAATCTTGTTGGAAAAGCCCAGTTCAGTTTTTTGCAATCTCAAGAAACTGCTTTCAGGAAAACTTAGTTGAATTATTTTACTTGTTTCATATCTTTTATATAGAAAAGAAGATTACTGAAATCTTTTAAGCATGATCAGGATAATAAGCGAATTGATTGGAACACCCATTATTAAAGATTACCCCACAAGCTGCTCACCAAACATgtcccatttattttttttttgcctcatGTTCCCTATGGCGCCATAAAGCCTCTCGTGTGGTTTGACTGATACATATTTTTGCTTTCATAATTTTTCTCGGACTTATGGATATGGAACTGTGCAGCACAAACCTACAAAACTACTATCACCGTGTCTATACAGCCAACACCCAGTCGTTGACAAGATTCTTTATCTAATGGCAACGCAGGCGATTACCTCAAATGGCATGCAATTTGGGAATTCAAAAACTCGTATATGTCTTGAAACTGTGAGTGTCTGGACTGAACTATATTAAAGCTTTGCGCTCTGATGCGAGATATCTTCTACAAATGTTATGTATACACACAGCCAGATACCCGACATACAACATGCAGCAGCGACGACGACGCGAGAGATACCACTTTCGAATTGCAAACCAAAATGATTGCAACATGTAGGTGCACATAGAAATGcacataattcaattaaaagttGCTCCAGAAAAGTGGATcagatttaaatatatttttttttacaacaacctatttttttttttttttttttcgttaaaccactctttgttttttgttgttggttgtaAATATATTTAAGGCAACAGCAGCACCGTGCACGACTTTTGATTATTTCATCCCGAAGTCAGATAGAAAGACTAAATCGCAATGGTCAGTCGTGTCTTGAGGTTTGTATCTTTTACGGATTTGCtgacttttagttttcaatGTATCTTAAAGTCTTTTTTTAGAACGATGTATGGGAAATATAACTAGGACTACACTGCACCAGATAGAGATAAGATCTTCGTGGTTTGTCTATTATCTCAAGTCAATCAGGGCACTTGTTACTATATCGTTCGAAATGGATCTTAATATCATGAAGACATTTAAATTTAGATTTCTTCTTAACTTCCGACTTTGGTAAATGTCTGATTTATTTTAACTGACTGAGATAAGTATCGTTCAAATGTTAGTGGTTTGGATCTAAAGATATATTTAAGTAACAGGTtgctttaagaaaattttaaagatatttattttaaggttcACAAAGTCATGTGCATTATGTAACGATGATTTTATCGGAAGAAACCATGATGTGAACTTCTTACTCTGTAAATATGAGCCTGATGAATTAATTAGGAAgtcatttttctttgtttgtataaaatgtATCGAAAGAGCAATAagatatttcaatataaaaaagttacacatacgccacagtggccCACAGTTAGAACGCAAACAAAATAATCAGTTCACTTATGTTTACCATTCAATAAATAACAACACTTTACATACCTATGAGATGCTAAGATTTTGGAGGCATTAAGTATCGCAAAAGAAAATGggtaaagtattttttaccCATTACCTAACTCATGCAGAAAACAAATCATTAAACAAAATGGCGGAAGTTGACGGAACTGTTTATTTCCTTAACTGATACTATGAAAATTATGAAGTACTAAGTTTTTAGGTGCCAAGGGCTTCTATTATacatacctaatttttttctttttcagctttcgtgaaaaaaaaacactttgaactCTCACCTTTAATGATCAAAAAAGAAACTctctcagttaaaaaaaaaaaaaaacaaataataaaatgcacaactgggtcaCACGAACTTGTTTAAGGTactaaaatatttaagactttatatataaaaatttggtaaatccatatgaaaaatagaaaattaaaaaaaaaaactcaaaattcgttttttaaattaaatttagaacATCAACATGttgaaattgagctccaaaataagaagcatcttttttttttttttttttaaattaatgaaattggtgTGCAATTTTGTAGCTTCTattaatcaacacctaaaaccaaaatttcaaacaaattcattgtcacgttttcgaaaatttgatttttcaaaacaaaaaattcccatttttttttttatccaaaaatattacttcatcaaaatataacaaaaacaaagcaacggcacgtcacgtacagacaggaaatgttttaaatgtttGGAGACTTATTGTTCCAGCAAATCTATAAGACTTAGATGTCTTAATAAGTTCTATTGTAAGCCATATTcacaattaagtaaaaaaaaaaaacaatttaaaacacATCATAGTGCATCGTTTTCCAGGTCTCTCAGTCAGTTTTGCgcgaaaaatttaacaaaaattctctgtcttacattttaaaataaaataataaaaaaaaaagtttggtacaagcaaaaaaattcaacaactttTGCAATATGTGATTGTGAcatgtaaaataatttaaaccactttgcttgttttttttttttttttttttgcttttaaccCCTCTCATGCACTTACTCCTTTGGATTATATTTTCTGCGTCATATTGtgatttaatttcaataaatattttattacgtGATTCCATTGGTTTGCTCCATAAATTTGCAGTAACAAAGAGACTCTATACGTTTAGAGCATATATAGATAGAGACTACAGTGAAGACTTTTTTTCCAGCTTTCCCAGTGCAGCTGTTTCATAATAAAATAGTGCAAAACAGTGTCCATCTTTTGAATGTGTGTATGCCTCACAACTTGCCATAGCACACACGCGACCAACTATAGACTAAGCATTTATATATTATTCCTTTTTGAACCCAATTTATATTGTCTTGGGGCTCACAAACAAAAAGTGAGAAGCACTCCAATATTTTCGGTATGCGAACGAACTCACTGAACCGTGACGAAATGCGATTTACTTCAGtctcagtctgtctgtctggtCTGGTCCAAGGCCGCTAAATCTGTTGGTCTAGAGCTACTGGACTCTATAGTGTTTGAtcctcttatatttttttttttctaccaactACTACAAAGGTATAAGAGAGACCATGATGCGATATGTATAACGACTGTAGTGACAGTTTTTGTAAGCAATGGTGTTTATTGATGGATCATAATTAAAGTTGAAAGAATAATGAGCTTTCAATGGGTTTGCTAATAAAGTTGAACATTAATCTACTGACGGAAATGCTTATTTGCTTGGAAGCGTTTTGTACATAAGTCAAAGTGGGTATGTCAAAACCTCTTTCAGGTCTTGAAGGATTTATAAAAAGGTGCCATAAAAAAACTAAACGTATTGATACCGAGAAACACctttaaaaatcacaaaatgttattttaaagttcgtacctcagctcttttgttttctttcttcaaaaatgaaatatcTCTCTTAAAGCATTCTTATCTGAAATTTCTCATGATTTATGACCCATTCAATTAAAATGTTGACTATTATAACATTTCCGGACTTTATTTATCTTAAAATCTTAAAAGTCACGCTAATAATCTTCGACCTCTTCACTGCTATCATCATCATCTTTCTCCTGCGATTCATTTCTACTCTCGGATGATGACTTCCCACCATCATCACTGTCATCATCTTCTTCTTGATACTCACTAGCATCTTTTGAGTTTGAAGATTCATTGTTTATATCTTCTGTCTTCTTCGGTCCTGCACCTTCTTCTTCATGCGATGTCTTGTCTGGGTGCTGCACTTGAATATGATGATTGGGACGTGGTTCAATCTCGTCCTTGGCGTTCACTTGATGATGTTCATCATCACCACCACCAACAACACGACGACCATCATCACTTACTAATTGCTGCGGATCCGGATGAACAGCAACAAGTGGATTATCTTGACCATGATTTGTCGAGACTCCATTTGAGATGACCTCAGCTTGGAATCCATTAACATTGTCCGCGGTATACTTAACCACTCGCAGGGAGCCATCAGGGTCGACCACACTGCAATGAAATACACGCATGTTTTGCATTAATGACGGTCAGCGGTAATACGTCAAAACATGAAATAAGAtccaaaagaacaacaaaacgGCACGCGTTTCGATTACCTTTGGCGAAGCCATCATGATGAGTTTATGCCCACAGAAAATCAAATTCACAAACACAcagataacaaacaaaaaaatgtaaacaaaaatacgtaacagaaaaaaaatcctcCCATCGCCATCACAGACTCAGATGACTATATGGAAGCTCAAGCAAGATTACCCAATTTACCTGTAGACACCTTTTACAGCATCGCCATTACGGGTCTCCCGTCGATTTTGCAACACTCGTGTCTTGGCATCTTCGACTCCATACGCGAACTGGTACTCTGGTCTGGCGACGTAATCCACACGTCCCCTGCCGTCGTACCGGTCGTGAACGATGATTTGCCTCTCCGGTCCACGAACGGGTCCAATAAATCTGGAATACGAGTAACCAAATGCTTGGACCATCAGCGTTTGTTGGAGGAGGAGGAGTACGAGGAATGCGGTAAGGACTTCGAATGCCAACAACTGTGAAATTAGCAGATTGAATTTTtggttaagtttttttgttagttttttgttagtttttctttttttaaatttaaacacgaattaaaaaatttcatgttaACATACGCGATGTGTAATCATGATGATGGCTATTTTTTTTCCCTGGatggtgtttctttttttgaaaatgtaagcCGCACGATACGTTTTCGGAAAGAGCACACTAACTCAAACAACTGTCATCTGAAGAATATTTATAGACACCAGTTGGATGGAATAATTGTTTGTCATGTTTCCCTGGAGGAAGTAATTTTTGTCACGCTGTGACGCATTTATGCAACTCTGAAAACCAACCGCATCGACATCGAACAACTACAACAACTAAATAGCCGGGTATATAGATTAAaccacaaaaattcaaaaagtttatGAACCTGGACCATGGTGGTAAGCTAATTTGGTTATGGTGGAATATTGTAATAGATACAATGTTTCTACAggaaaccaaaaatcaaatcaagGCAAGTTgagtggttttgaattttttatcaaGAAATCAAAGATGATGGAACATTAACTTACAACAGACAGACATTTGTAAGTGTTCAATGGAGCTTCGCAAAAAAATGGTGTCTGCATCAAAAgtctatgaacaaaaaaaaaacaaagatttcgTCTACGAAAAAAGGCGGCTCCAAATTAAGCATAATATTTTGTACTTGTACATTTTCTAAGCAGAagactaaattaaaaaaaggttccTTAAATGTCAGGACAAAACTGAGACATTTTGAAAATCGACACAGAAATTGGGAAAACAAACTAATGACAGGACTTTGTCGCATAAAAATCGGGACATCCCAAAGTAACAATTTGGCTTACATAGGGTTCATTTTTGTCGATTTGTCAAGCTATAGTATGTATAGGCTTCCTTGCGCAAGTCtcccattttggaaaaaaaagaaggtCCTTGAAGGCTTTCTAGAAGTGGTCAGAGGACGCCTTGTAAATTTaagttaaagttaaataaaattctgaTAATTGGTCAAATAACTTTCTTCTAAGAAATTTGTCAggagacacgtccgggacacgtccgcgaCATGtccggacatgtcctggacgtatcccggacatgtccgggacatgtccgggacatgtccgggacatatccgggatacgtccaggacatgtccgggacatgtccggaacatgtccgggacatgtccggaacatgtccgggacatgtccggaacatgtccgggacatgtccggaacatgtccgggacacgtccgggacatgtccgggacacgatcgggacacgtccgggacatgtcggggacatgtccgggacatgtcggggacatgtccaggacacgtccattacacgtccgggacatgtccggaacatgtccgagacacgtccgggacgtgtccgggacacgtccgggacatccgggacatgttcgggacatgtctgggatacgtccgggacatccgggacatgttcgggacatgtctgggatacgtccgggacatgtccgggatatgtcggggacatgtccgggacttatcacatgtccgggacacgtccaggacatgtccgggacatgtccggaacatgtccgagacacgtccgggacatgtccgggacatggccGGGACATCCttgacatgttcgggacatgtctgggatacgtccgggacatgtccgatacatgtccgggacatgtccggaacatgtccgggacacgtccgggacatgtccgggacacgatcgggacacgtccgggacatgtcggggacatgtccgggacacgttagggacatgtccgggacacgtcccggacatgttccggacatgtcccggacatgtccccgacATATTCCGGACATGTCTCAGACatgttccggacatgtcccggatgtcccggacatgtcccggacgtatcccagacatgtcccgaacatgtcaaGGATGTCCCGGACGtatcccagacatgtcccgaacatgtcccggatgtcccggacgtatcccagacatgtcccgaacatgtcccggatgtcccggacgtgtcccggacacgtcccggacgtgtctcggacatgttccggacatgtcccggacgtgtaatggacgtgtcctggacatgtccccgacatgtcccggacgtgtcccgatcgtgtcccggacatgtcccggacgtgtcccggacatgtcccggacgtgtcccggacatgttccggacatgtcccggacatgtcctggacgtatcctggacatgtcccggtcatgtcccggacgtgtcccggacatgtgccggacgtgtcccggacatgtcccggacgtatcctggacatgtcccagacatgtcccggacatgtcccggacatgtcccggacgtatcctggacatgtcccagacatgtcccggacgtgtcccggacatgtcccggacgggtcccggacatgtcccggacgtgtcccggacatgtcccggacgtgtcccggacatgtcccggacgtgtcccggacatgttccggacatgtcccggacatgtcccggacatgcccTCTCCTGACAAATTTCTTAGAAGAAAGTTTAAGTTATTTGACCAATTAtcagaattttatttaactttaacttAAATTTACAAGGCGTCCTCTGACCACTTCTAGAAAGCCTTCAAggaccttctttttttttccaaaatgggaGACTTGCGCAAGGAAGCCTATACATACTATAGCTTGACAAATCGACAAAAATGAACCCTATGTAAGCCAAATTGTTACTTTGGGATGTCCCGATTTTTATGCGACAAAGTCCTGTCATTAGTTTGTTTTCCCAATTTCTGTGTCGATTTACAAAATGTCTCAGTTTTGtctcggacgtgtcccggacatggccGGGACatccgggacatgttcgggacatgtccgggatacgtcctggacatgtccgggacatgtccgggacacgtccgggacatgtccgggacacgtccgggacatgtccgggacacgtccggga
This DNA window, taken from Episyrphus balteatus chromosome 2, idEpiBalt1.1, whole genome shotgun sequence, encodes the following:
- the LOC129912745 gene encoding uncharacterized protein LOC129912745: MITHRLLAFEVLTAFLVLLLLQQTLMVQAFGYSYSRFIGPVRGPERQIIVHDRYDGRGRVDYVARPEYQFAYGVEDAKTRVLQNRRETRNGDAVKGVYSVVDPDGSLRVVKYTADNVNGFQAEVISNGVSTNHGQDNPLVAVHPDPQQLVSDDGRRVVGGGDDEHHQVNAKDEIEPRPNHHIQVQHPDKTSHEEEGAGPKKTEDINNESSNSKDASEYQEEDDDSDDGGKSSSESRNESQEKDDDDSSEEVEDY